The DNA sequence TATGGACAACATGATGGTCCTTGCCCCAGTAATTTACGGACCAGTAATGATGAAATACGCCGTTCAGGTAGTGAATATCGCTGGCATGGATCTGGCTGTCATCAGCCGAAGGCCCTTCCGTCCAATCATTATCCATGGAAAACACGTGATAAGGGCCTTCCCAGTTTACCAGGTCAGGTGATACGTAAAAGCTGCCCTTCGTGGAAACGCCGCCGATATAATATTCGCCATTGTAATGCAGCACACCTGCGTCTGCCACGCCGGGCAGTACCGGGTTGGGAATATTCGCTGTATCCTGAGCCAGGCTATTGTAAACAGTCAAAAAAAGTGCGGATATAATAAGGTACGGCACACGCATACTAAGGCATCGATCTTTTCCAGGTTAATAATTCAGCGGCCATTTTCCGGGCTGTTTCCGGCTGCGTCTCTGCGAGATTGTGATTTTCAGCCTGGTCTTCCGAAAGGTTATACAAAGCGATATCCGTACTGTCCGCGTTGATCAGCAGTTTCATATTTCCTTTCCGCATGGCCAGCTGCGGGCTGATAAAACGGGGGTTGCCGGGCTTTAAATTCACCCCTTCCCGGCCGTATTCCCAGAAAAGAGCTTCTTTCCGCTGAACGGGGCTGCCTTTCAGGGCCGGAAGCATGTCCCTGCCATCCCTTTCTGCCGGGGGTTGCAGCCCCGCGGCGCGGCAGAAGGTGAGAAAGAGATCGGTACTATGCATCACCGTGGTACTATCGGTAAGGCCGGAAGGGATGCCGGCGGGCCAGCGCGCCAGGAAGGGCACACGGATGCCGCCCTCGTAAAGGCTCCACTTGCGGCCGCGAAAAGGATCCGCGCTCCCCGGCGGCTGAAAATATTCTTTATAATAAAAGTGCCAGTCGGTAGGGCCGTTGTCACTCGTGAGGACCACGAGCGTGTTCTCCCTCAGCCCCATCGCGTCCAGGGAATCGAGCAGGCGCCCGATCTCCCGGTCCAGCTGGTACAGCACCGCGTAGAAATCACGGGCGTAGTGATTATTCGCGAACCGGTTGAACTTTTCGCGGTGTCCGGGCTTAGGCTGATGCGGATCGTGTACGTCGTTTGTCCAGAGATCGATATAAAACGGTTCTCCCGGGTGCCTTTTTATAAAATCAATCGTACGGTCCACGTAAATGGGCGTCATTTCATGCTTTTCTACCCAGGTGATCTTGCCGCGGCCGAGTTTGGCGCTGGCTTCCGACAGCTTATCTCCTTTGATCAAAAGACGGTCTCCAAGCCCTTCGAAGGATACCAGCGATTCATCGAAACCGTATTCCGATGGCAGCGGCGCATCTCCCACATCCCTGCCGCCGCCCATATGCCATTTGCCGAAGTGAGCGGTGGCATAACCGGCTTCCTTCATCGTTCGCGCCAGCGTTGTCACATCCGGATCCAGGTAATCAGGCATTTTCCGCCGGGCGTTTTTTTCCCGGCTGTCAAGATAAGAATGAAAGCCATGCCGCACGGGATATTGCCCTGTCATCAGCGCCACCCTGGATGGCGAACAAATGGGAGACGCCACATAAAAGTTGGTGAAACGGATCCCTTCTTCGGCCAGACGGTCAATATTAGGCGTGTTCACCGGCCCGTTCCCAAAGGCGCTCAGGTCCGCATAGCCCATATCATCGATAAGTATAAAAATGATATTTGGCCGGCCTTTGCCCGCAATCGCCTGCGCGGAAGCGGCGCTATTAAAGATAACAAACAGCAGCGCGCAGCCCGGTACAACCAGGCGCCGGGCGACGCGGCTGAAAACCAGCGATACTTGCTGAGAACGTTTGTGATAAAACTTTATCATTTTCCCTGTTCCGCGGCCGCGGTAAGTTCGCGGATCAGGTCAACTTCTTCCTGCCGGTAAGGCGTACCGTCTTTCCTGATTATATCGTGGAACCAAACTTCCGGTTCTCCTGTGTACTGCTTGTCCCAGCTGTCCCAGGGGTATATTGTCTGGCTTTTCCCGTCTACCAGCCCCCAGTTGTACATAGCGATGTTATACTTTTTGCCAAGGGGCAGGATGTCCTCGAATGTACTGCCATTGGGCCTGGCCATGTATTCCGTACATAGTAGCGGCCGTTCGTACCGCTGCAGCCATTTTACCCGTTTTTCGAATTCTTCGGGGCCGTCGTAGTTGTGAAAGGAAATAATATCTGATTGTTCGATCTGCAGCTGCTGCAGCGGGGTCATTTTTTCATGAGAAGACCAGTCATCCAGCCATACACCTGAAGTAACAGGCTGGGACGGATTAGCTGAGCGGACCCATTCAAAGGACTTTTCCAGCAAGGGAAGCACGTACTTCTCCTTTTCTTCAAGTTCCACCTTTCCGTAAGCCCGGTCATTGGTATTGTCGGGCTCATTCCAGACATCCCAGCCCAAAACGCGGTCATCATTAGCGAAATGGCTGGTGACACCTTTTACATAGCGTTCCAACCGGGGGTATTGAGTGGAATCTTTGAGCGCATTTGCCCCCGGGCTTTGCACCCATCCTGAATTATGCACGTGAGGTTTCGGCTCCCGTTGTTTGCCCGGCTCCGGAAAGGGGTCCCAAACCGAGTCAAAGAAAACAAAAAGCGGGAGGATCCCATGACTGTCGGCTATTGCAAGGAACGTATCCATTCTTTGGAGAAAACCGGTGGAATCCTGTTCCCACAGCAGGTCATGCAGGTACACCCTGGCCGTATTCATCCCAATGGATGCCGCCCAGCCCAGCTCGCGGTTGATCGTGGCCGTATCAAAAGTTTCGGCCTGCCACATCTCCAGCTGGTTGATAGCCGTGCTGGGGGTAAAATTGCTTCCTACCAGCCAGCCCTGCTTTTCATACCACTGGTTGGCTTTTTCTTTGCTCCAAATTTCAGCAACCTGGCCCGGGCCTGTTTTATGGCCGGCAGTTTCATTTTCTTTCCTGTCCGGTGAATTCGTGCATTGCTGAAATGCCATGCATATTGCGAGCAGGCATAGGCTTAATCTGAGTTGTTTCATTCGTTTCTTTTGTTTGCTTTATATAATTATCAATAACCGTCGTTTTGTTCCAGGTTAGGGTTATTATCCACGTCGCTTTGCGGGATCGGCAGGCGGATATGCACGCCCACGTCAAAGTTATTAAAATCCGGGTCACGCGCGGCAACGGCATCAACACCTTCCTGGGTATCCAAATCGCCCCAGCGTTTCAGGTCGGCCCATCTGACGCTTTCTCCGCACAGTTCCAGCACCCTTTCCCTTTTCAGCCTTTCCAGGAACAGGTCGGGGTTATTCCCGATGGCCGGGTAAGCTGCAGCCAGGGGGCCATACCAACGCGGGCCCGCACCATGTCCACATATTCATACGCTTCGGAAGTTCTTCCCAGTTCATTGAGCGCCTCTGCATACATCAGCAACACATCTGCGAAGCGGATCATCCTGAAATTTACGGGGGAAAAATAATCTTCGCCAGTGCGCATATGGTCCCGGGCGTATTTACTGAACCAGGCTTCGTTCTCTCTCCATTGCCATTCTCTTCCGTAGACCAGCATCCCGAAGTCTTCTTTTAGTGCCGGGTAGAATAAGGTATGCTGTAGACGCGGGTCAATTTCCCCGCCTGTCGTTTTCTCTTCTTTAAATGCCTCTACGAGCCAGAACCGGGCCTGCCCGTCCGACCATCCGATGTCCCGCGGAGCGAAAAATTGCGGACGGTGCGTGCCCATGTTCTGGTTAGGGCCGTCGCCTTCTCCGCCGCCTATGTTTGCGTCTGAAAATTGCACTTCGAAAACCGATTCTTCATTATTTTCGTTTTCCGCGCGGAAATTATCCTCATAATTGTCCACCAGGCCGTAAAGGCCGGCTCCTTCCCCGTTAATATGGTAATCAAAAGCATCCAGGGCCTTCTGCCATTCATGTTTTTGCATATATAATTTGCCCAGCATGGCCATAGCGGCGCCTTTCGTGGGCCGGCCCACATTGGCGGCATCCCATTCCCCCGGAAGCACCTGGGCAGCCTCGGTCAGGTCCTTTTCCACCTGGGCCCAGACTTCTTCCAGCGTGTTTTGCTGCGGCTGGTCGTTCGGTTTGGAAGGCTCCAGTACCAGGGGTACGTTTTCCCACAGGATGGCGGCATAGTAATAATGCAGGCCACGAAGGAATTTTGCCTGGGCCAGGATCCTGTCTTTGGCTGCCTGGTCGGTAAATTCTATTCCCGGAACATTAGCCAGTACCTGGTTGCAGCGATAAACGGCTTTGTACGTATCACTCCAGGTATTTACATTCCCTTCCCAGAAATTATAGTTTACATATTGAAAACGGGTCCAGTCTCCGAGTTCAATCCAGGGGCTGTTGCTGAAGCCCTCATCAGAAGTGAGGTCCAGCCGGAAATAGATCCACCGTGACCAGAGGCCGGTCTTATAAAACATATTGTAGATCGAATTAACAGCTTTGCGGGCATCCTCTTCCGTTTTCCAGAACTGTTCTTCCGTCAGATTATTGGGATTCTCCTGTTGCAGGTGTGAGTGTCCTTGATAGCTGACTCTCGCACCTTGCCCGTTTCTCAGTGGAAGACTGGATCGAATTTGGCCACTTTAAGACAAGCTTCCCACTTCGCTCAGGCAGATAGAATGTCCTTGCTGCCTCACAGCTTGAGTCCGGGAAGTGCGGTAATCACACTTCAATATTATGCGTCTTCTATCGTTCCTTCACAATTCTTCATGATGTTTGGAAACCCATGCCTTCTAAGGGTTCGTAAACAATACTTGTCTTTTCTCCACCCGATTCTCTGACAACCTATTAATAATCGTTTTCTTATATTACCATTATTCGCAATACCGTTCAACATAAGAACTCACAAGAATGTATTGACATTGGCTGTTATAGCTTGGATGGCCGCAAGGATATGCATATGGATATGGAGAACGTGCACTTGTGGTTGTTACATATTGGGCACAAGATAGGGGGCCACCGCCACCACGTACATAAGTACAAACAGTCCAAAAAACACATTCCCAGGCAGTATTGCTCTTTTCTATAAGTTTTCCATTGTTGTAATTACGTAAAGTGGCGTTATCGTTATCTAGATTTTTAACCAAAATCATTCCAGTAAAGTTATTATCCAAAAAGTCATCAGCTGAAAGAGTTCCAGAATCGGCCTTCTTGGAACTTTTTAAGACATAAGTTTTTAAAGAATATTTAATTCCAGAAGTTTCCTTTTCTACAAATAAGTATCTTTTAGTTAACGGCATCTCAAAATCTGATTCCAGGCAACTATTCTGAGCGTTGGTTAGTACAGGAGATAATGGAACAAGAGCCTTGGTTATTGGATTGCCTTCATTAACAAAATAGATTTTCTCCCAGTTGGGGCGCCAAATGATTTTGAGTTTTGTATTTACCTCTGTAACTAATTTTGACTCGAAACTTTTTTCGGTAAAATCATCTTTAATAACTGCACTTATATCCGTTTTGTCCGCCCAGCTACCGAATAATATTACAAGAAAAATAATGGAGATAGGTCTTTTTAACAGTTTACTTAGCATATTCATAATAAGAAGGGTTAGATTTGAAACACTATTTGGTTCTCCGAACAAATGAAACAATTATTTTTTTAGATGGGCAACACTTTCGTTTCAAAATTTCCTCAATTTGTCTCAAGTAAATGTTTCTTTTTTAGCGTTTTTTGCAACATTACCGTACAAAGAGTTACCTTTATACTAGAACTGGGTGGTTGACTCCTTAAGGTAATTGCCTTTCGCGGTATCTTAAAATCAGCCCCTTCCATAAGCGAATAGCGGTTAACATTCAACACCTGCGCCGCCTAAGACCGGACAGGAAGTTTAAAGTCAATCTGAATCGATGTG is a window from the Anseongella ginsenosidimutans genome containing:
- a CDS encoding sulfatase-like hydrolase/transferase, whose translation is MIKFYHKRSQQVSLVFSRVARRLVVPGCALLFVIFNSAASAQAIAGKGRPNIIFILIDDMGYADLSAFGNGPVNTPNIDRLAEEGIRFTNFYVASPICSPSRVALMTGQYPVRHGFHSYLDSREKNARRKMPDYLDPDVTTLARTMKEAGYATAHFGKWHMGGGRDVGDAPLPSEYGFDESLVSFEGLGDRLLIKGDKLSEASAKLGRGKITWVEKHEMTPIYVDRTIDFIKRHPGEPFYIDLWTNDVHDPHQPKPGHREKFNRFANNHYARDFYAVLYQLDREIGRLLDSLDAMGLRENTLVVLTSDNGPTDWHFYYKEYFQPPGSADPFRGRKWSLYEGGIRVPFLARWPAGIPSGLTDSTTVMHSTDLFLTFCRAAGLQPPAERDGRDMLPALKGSPVQRKEALFWEYGREGVNLKPGNPRFISPQLAMRKGNMKLLINADSTDIALYNLSEDQAENHNLAETQPETARKMAAELLTWKRSMP
- a CDS encoding cellulase family glycosylhydrolase, with the protein product MKQLRLSLCLLAICMAFQQCTNSPDRKENETAGHKTGPGQVAEIWSKEKANQWYEKQGWLVGSNFTPSTAINQLEMWQAETFDTATINRELGWAASIGMNTARVYLHDLLWEQDSTGFLQRMDTFLAIADSHGILPLFVFFDSVWDPFPEPGKQREPKPHVHNSGWVQSPGANALKDSTQYPRLERYVKGVTSHFANDDRVLGWDVWNEPDNTNDRAYGKVELEEKEKYVLPLLEKSFEWVRSANPSQPVTSGVWLDDWSSHEKMTPLQQLQIEQSDIISFHNYDGPEEFEKRVKWLQRYERPLLCTEYMARPNGSTFEDILPLGKKYNIAMYNWGLVDGKSQTIYPWDSWDKQYTGEPEVWFHDIIRKDGTPYRQEEVDLIRELTAAAEQGK
- a CDS encoding RagB/SusD family nutrient uptake outer membrane protein codes for the protein MLELCGESVRWADLKRWGDLDTQEGVDAVAARDPDFNNFDVGVHIRLPIPQSDVDNNPNLEQNDGY
- a CDS encoding RagB/SusD family nutrient uptake outer membrane protein, with product MFYKTGLWSRWIYFRLDLTSDEGFSNSPWIELGDWTRFQYVNYNFWEGNVNTWSDTYKAVYRCNQVLANVPGIEFTDQAAKDRILAQAKFLRGLHYYYAAILWENVPLVLEPSKPNDQPQQNTLEEVWAQVEKDLTEAAQVLPGEWDAANVGRPTKGAAMAMLGKLYMQKHEWQKALDAFDYHINGEGAGLYGLVDNYEDNFRAENENNEESVFEVQFSDANIGGGEGDGPNQNMGTHRPQFFAPRDIGWSDGQARFWLVEAFKEEKTTGGEIDPRLQHTLFYPALKEDFGMLVYGREWQWRENEAWFSKYARDHMRTGEDYFSPVNFRMIRFADVLLMYAEALNELGRTSEAYEYVDMVRARVGMAPWLQLTRPSGITPTCSWKG